The following proteins are co-located in the Triticum aestivum cultivar Chinese Spring chromosome 1A, IWGSC CS RefSeq v2.1, whole genome shotgun sequence genome:
- the LOC123057950 gene encoding transcription factor TGAL5 isoform X3, whose translation MPKAWILRELQPAAAAYFGELEEALIHGTCAAGIDPVMIESDAHTKSAAVTAAAGYLAARPPTLEIFPSWPMSHLQQPYSGNSQSVGSTDSSSAQNTMSQAELVSPVSMRTDSGQQQQNQQEALMVTIDDYNYSQGLGAAPATAPSFQQHAGAQDKRKHGSTRKDGKLVDPKTERRLAQNREAARKSRLRKKAYVQQLETGRIRLQQIEQEIQRGRSQGLLTGGCSAPGEMSSAAVMFDMEYARWLDEDNKYMAEIQGALQAQVLDANLGTIVEDCMRHHDELFHLRAVLARSDVFHLMTGMWATQSERCFLWMAGFRPSEILKMLIPQLDPSTKQQLLGMCNLQQSSEQAEEALEQGLKQLHQSLADAVGAGPLNDGADVANYTGLMALALDRLNNLESFYRQADNLRQQTLHHMRRILTTRQTARCFVSLGEYHRRLRALSSIWASRPRENFMMPENVSSTATEFQSVHQQPQQNQFSGL comes from the exons ATGCCTAAGGCCTGGATCCT GAGGGAGTTGCAACCGGCAGCCGCTGCTTACTTTGGCGAGTTGGAGGAGGCCCTTATCCATGGCACCTGCGCTGCCGGTATCGATCCTGTCATGATCGAAAGTGATGCCCACACCAAGT CAGCGGCAGTAACAGCAGCGGCAGGATATCTCGCGGCTAGGCCCCCCACGCTGGAGATCTTCCCTTCTTGGCCAATGAGTCATCTACAGCAGCCATACAGT GGGAACTCGCAGTCAGTAGGGAGCACTGACTCCAGCTCCGCGCAGAACACAATGTCACAGGCCGAGTTGGTGTCCCCAGTGAGCATGAGGACCGACTCTGGGCAGCAGCAGCAGAACCAGCAGGAGGCGTTGATGGTGACCATTGATGATTACAACTACAGTCAAGGACTTGGGGCTGCACCAGCCACTGCACCAAGCTTTCAGCAACATGCAGGAGCCCAAGATAAG AGAAAGCATGGATCCACAAGAAAAGATGGCAAGTTGGTAGATCCCAAG ACTGAAAGGCGATTGGCGCAGAACAGAGAAGCTGCGAGGAAGAGCAGGCTgagaaaaaag GCTTATGTTCAGCAGTTAGAAACAGGCCGGATTAGGCTTCAGCAGATCGAGCAAGAGATTCAGAGAGGGCGCTCACAG GGTCTGCTCACGGGAGGATGTAGCGCGCCCGGAGAGATGAGTTCCG CCGCTGTGATGTTCGACATGGAGTACGCCCGATGGTTAGACGAAGACAACAAGTACATGGCGGAGATTCAGGGCGCTCTGCAGGCCCAGGTCCTCGACGCGAACCTCGGCACCATTGTCGAAGACTGCATGCGGCACCACGACGAGCTGTTCCACCTGAGGGCCGTGCTCGCCAGGTCCGACGTCTTCCACCTCATGACCGGCATGTGGGCGACGCAGTCCGAGCGGTGCTTCCTCTGGATGGCCGGCTTCCGGCCTTCTGAAATCCTCAAG ATGCTGATACCTCAGCTTGATCCGTCGACGAAGCAGCAGCTGCTGGGGATGTGCAACCTGCAGCAGTCATCAGAGCAGGCCGAGGAGGCGCTCGAGCAGGGGCTAAAGCAGCTGCACCAGTCACTGGCCGACGCGGTGGGCGCTGGCCCTCTCAATGACGGTGCAGATGTTGCCAACTATACCGGTCTCATGGCTCTAGCTCTTGACAGGCTCAACAACCTTGAGAGCTTTTATCGTCAG GCCGACAATCTGAGACAGCAGACCCTGCATCACATGCGGCGGATCCTCACCACCAGGCAGACGGCCCGGTGCTTCGTCTCCCTCGGAGAGTACCATCGCCGCCTCCGCGCCCTCAGCTCCATCTGGGCTTCACGCCCTCGCGA GAACTTCATGATGCCAGAGAATGTCAGCTCTACAGCAACAGAGTTCCAGTCCGTTCACCAGCAGCCTCAGCAAAACCAGTTCTCCGGCCTCTGA
- the LOC123057950 gene encoding transcription factor TGAL5 isoform X2: MSRVLPLIAMLQQGEGESSWGMASDRGRAVPLGQALGYGIQGHAPPPANFLRELQPAAAAYFGELEEALIHGTCAAGIDPVMIESDAHTKSAVTAAAGYLAARPPTLEIFPSWPMSHLQQPYSGNSQSVGSTDSSSAQNTMSQAELVSPVSMRTDSGQQQQNQQEALMVTIDDYNYSQGLGAAPATAPSFQQHAGAQDKRKHGSTRKDGKLVDPKTERRLAQNREAARKSRLRKKAYVQQLETGRIRLQQIEQEIQRGRSQGLLTGGCSAPGEMSSAAVMFDMEYARWLDEDNKYMAEIQGALQAQVLDANLGTIVEDCMRHHDELFHLRAVLARSDVFHLMTGMWATQSERCFLWMAGFRPSEILKMLIPQLDPSTKQQLLGMCNLQQSSEQAEEALEQGLKQLHQSLADAVGAGPLNDGADVANYTGLMALALDRLNNLESFYRQADNLRQQTLHHMRRILTTRQTARCFVSLGEYHRRLRALSSIWASRPRENFMMPENVSSTATEFQSVHQQPQQNQFSGL; encoded by the exons ATG AGTAGAGTTCTTCCACTCATTGCCATGCTGCAGCAGGGTGAAGGAGAGAGTTCTTGGGGGATGGCCAGTGATCGTGGTAGAGCTGTACCACTCGGCCAAGCTCTTGGATATGGAATCCAAGGCCATGCTCCTCCCCCTGCCAACTTCCT GAGGGAGTTGCAACCGGCAGCCGCTGCTTACTTTGGCGAGTTGGAGGAGGCCCTTATCCATGGCACCTGCGCTGCCGGTATCGATCCTGTCATGATCGAAAGTGATGCCCACACCAAGT CGGCAGTAACAGCAGCGGCAGGATATCTCGCGGCTAGGCCCCCCACGCTGGAGATCTTCCCTTCTTGGCCAATGAGTCATCTACAGCAGCCATACAGT GGGAACTCGCAGTCAGTAGGGAGCACTGACTCCAGCTCCGCGCAGAACACAATGTCACAGGCCGAGTTGGTGTCCCCAGTGAGCATGAGGACCGACTCTGGGCAGCAGCAGCAGAACCAGCAGGAGGCGTTGATGGTGACCATTGATGATTACAACTACAGTCAAGGACTTGGGGCTGCACCAGCCACTGCACCAAGCTTTCAGCAACATGCAGGAGCCCAAGATAAG AGAAAGCATGGATCCACAAGAAAAGATGGCAAGTTGGTAGATCCCAAG ACTGAAAGGCGATTGGCGCAGAACAGAGAAGCTGCGAGGAAGAGCAGGCTgagaaaaaag GCTTATGTTCAGCAGTTAGAAACAGGCCGGATTAGGCTTCAGCAGATCGAGCAAGAGATTCAGAGAGGGCGCTCACAG GGTCTGCTCACGGGAGGATGTAGCGCGCCCGGAGAGATGAGTTCCG CCGCTGTGATGTTCGACATGGAGTACGCCCGATGGTTAGACGAAGACAACAAGTACATGGCGGAGATTCAGGGCGCTCTGCAGGCCCAGGTCCTCGACGCGAACCTCGGCACCATTGTCGAAGACTGCATGCGGCACCACGACGAGCTGTTCCACCTGAGGGCCGTGCTCGCCAGGTCCGACGTCTTCCACCTCATGACCGGCATGTGGGCGACGCAGTCCGAGCGGTGCTTCCTCTGGATGGCCGGCTTCCGGCCTTCTGAAATCCTCAAG ATGCTGATACCTCAGCTTGATCCGTCGACGAAGCAGCAGCTGCTGGGGATGTGCAACCTGCAGCAGTCATCAGAGCAGGCCGAGGAGGCGCTCGAGCAGGGGCTAAAGCAGCTGCACCAGTCACTGGCCGACGCGGTGGGCGCTGGCCCTCTCAATGACGGTGCAGATGTTGCCAACTATACCGGTCTCATGGCTCTAGCTCTTGACAGGCTCAACAACCTTGAGAGCTTTTATCGTCAG GCCGACAATCTGAGACAGCAGACCCTGCATCACATGCGGCGGATCCTCACCACCAGGCAGACGGCCCGGTGCTTCGTCTCCCTCGGAGAGTACCATCGCCGCCTCCGCGCCCTCAGCTCCATCTGGGCTTCACGCCCTCGCGA GAACTTCATGATGCCAGAGAATGTCAGCTCTACAGCAACAGAGTTCCAGTCCGTTCACCAGCAGCCTCAGCAAAACCAGTTCTCCGGCCTCTGA
- the LOC123057950 gene encoding transcription factor TGAL5 isoform X4: MPKAWILRELQPAAAAYFGELEEALIHGTCAAGIDPVMIESDAHTKSAVTAAAGYLAARPPTLEIFPSWPMSHLQQPYSGNSQSVGSTDSSSAQNTMSQAELVSPVSMRTDSGQQQQNQQEALMVTIDDYNYSQGLGAAPATAPSFQQHAGAQDKRKHGSTRKDGKLVDPKTERRLAQNREAARKSRLRKKAYVQQLETGRIRLQQIEQEIQRGRSQGLLTGGCSAPGEMSSAAVMFDMEYARWLDEDNKYMAEIQGALQAQVLDANLGTIVEDCMRHHDELFHLRAVLARSDVFHLMTGMWATQSERCFLWMAGFRPSEILKMLIPQLDPSTKQQLLGMCNLQQSSEQAEEALEQGLKQLHQSLADAVGAGPLNDGADVANYTGLMALALDRLNNLESFYRQADNLRQQTLHHMRRILTTRQTARCFVSLGEYHRRLRALSSIWASRPRENFMMPENVSSTATEFQSVHQQPQQNQFSGL, encoded by the exons ATGCCTAAGGCCTGGATCCT GAGGGAGTTGCAACCGGCAGCCGCTGCTTACTTTGGCGAGTTGGAGGAGGCCCTTATCCATGGCACCTGCGCTGCCGGTATCGATCCTGTCATGATCGAAAGTGATGCCCACACCAAGT CGGCAGTAACAGCAGCGGCAGGATATCTCGCGGCTAGGCCCCCCACGCTGGAGATCTTCCCTTCTTGGCCAATGAGTCATCTACAGCAGCCATACAGT GGGAACTCGCAGTCAGTAGGGAGCACTGACTCCAGCTCCGCGCAGAACACAATGTCACAGGCCGAGTTGGTGTCCCCAGTGAGCATGAGGACCGACTCTGGGCAGCAGCAGCAGAACCAGCAGGAGGCGTTGATGGTGACCATTGATGATTACAACTACAGTCAAGGACTTGGGGCTGCACCAGCCACTGCACCAAGCTTTCAGCAACATGCAGGAGCCCAAGATAAG AGAAAGCATGGATCCACAAGAAAAGATGGCAAGTTGGTAGATCCCAAG ACTGAAAGGCGATTGGCGCAGAACAGAGAAGCTGCGAGGAAGAGCAGGCTgagaaaaaag GCTTATGTTCAGCAGTTAGAAACAGGCCGGATTAGGCTTCAGCAGATCGAGCAAGAGATTCAGAGAGGGCGCTCACAG GGTCTGCTCACGGGAGGATGTAGCGCGCCCGGAGAGATGAGTTCCG CCGCTGTGATGTTCGACATGGAGTACGCCCGATGGTTAGACGAAGACAACAAGTACATGGCGGAGATTCAGGGCGCTCTGCAGGCCCAGGTCCTCGACGCGAACCTCGGCACCATTGTCGAAGACTGCATGCGGCACCACGACGAGCTGTTCCACCTGAGGGCCGTGCTCGCCAGGTCCGACGTCTTCCACCTCATGACCGGCATGTGGGCGACGCAGTCCGAGCGGTGCTTCCTCTGGATGGCCGGCTTCCGGCCTTCTGAAATCCTCAAG ATGCTGATACCTCAGCTTGATCCGTCGACGAAGCAGCAGCTGCTGGGGATGTGCAACCTGCAGCAGTCATCAGAGCAGGCCGAGGAGGCGCTCGAGCAGGGGCTAAAGCAGCTGCACCAGTCACTGGCCGACGCGGTGGGCGCTGGCCCTCTCAATGACGGTGCAGATGTTGCCAACTATACCGGTCTCATGGCTCTAGCTCTTGACAGGCTCAACAACCTTGAGAGCTTTTATCGTCAG GCCGACAATCTGAGACAGCAGACCCTGCATCACATGCGGCGGATCCTCACCACCAGGCAGACGGCCCGGTGCTTCGTCTCCCTCGGAGAGTACCATCGCCGCCTCCGCGCCCTCAGCTCCATCTGGGCTTCACGCCCTCGCGA GAACTTCATGATGCCAGAGAATGTCAGCTCTACAGCAACAGAGTTCCAGTCCGTTCACCAGCAGCCTCAGCAAAACCAGTTCTCCGGCCTCTGA
- the LOC123057950 gene encoding transcription factor TGAL5 isoform X1 — protein sequence MSRVLPLIAMLQQGEGESSWGMASDRGRAVPLGQALGYGIQGHAPPPANFLRELQPAAAAYFGELEEALIHGTCAAGIDPVMIESDAHTKSAAVTAAAGYLAARPPTLEIFPSWPMSHLQQPYSGNSQSVGSTDSSSAQNTMSQAELVSPVSMRTDSGQQQQNQQEALMVTIDDYNYSQGLGAAPATAPSFQQHAGAQDKRKHGSTRKDGKLVDPKTERRLAQNREAARKSRLRKKAYVQQLETGRIRLQQIEQEIQRGRSQGLLTGGCSAPGEMSSAAVMFDMEYARWLDEDNKYMAEIQGALQAQVLDANLGTIVEDCMRHHDELFHLRAVLARSDVFHLMTGMWATQSERCFLWMAGFRPSEILKMLIPQLDPSTKQQLLGMCNLQQSSEQAEEALEQGLKQLHQSLADAVGAGPLNDGADVANYTGLMALALDRLNNLESFYRQADNLRQQTLHHMRRILTTRQTARCFVSLGEYHRRLRALSSIWASRPRENFMMPENVSSTATEFQSVHQQPQQNQFSGL from the exons ATG AGTAGAGTTCTTCCACTCATTGCCATGCTGCAGCAGGGTGAAGGAGAGAGTTCTTGGGGGATGGCCAGTGATCGTGGTAGAGCTGTACCACTCGGCCAAGCTCTTGGATATGGAATCCAAGGCCATGCTCCTCCCCCTGCCAACTTCCT GAGGGAGTTGCAACCGGCAGCCGCTGCTTACTTTGGCGAGTTGGAGGAGGCCCTTATCCATGGCACCTGCGCTGCCGGTATCGATCCTGTCATGATCGAAAGTGATGCCCACACCAAGT CAGCGGCAGTAACAGCAGCGGCAGGATATCTCGCGGCTAGGCCCCCCACGCTGGAGATCTTCCCTTCTTGGCCAATGAGTCATCTACAGCAGCCATACAGT GGGAACTCGCAGTCAGTAGGGAGCACTGACTCCAGCTCCGCGCAGAACACAATGTCACAGGCCGAGTTGGTGTCCCCAGTGAGCATGAGGACCGACTCTGGGCAGCAGCAGCAGAACCAGCAGGAGGCGTTGATGGTGACCATTGATGATTACAACTACAGTCAAGGACTTGGGGCTGCACCAGCCACTGCACCAAGCTTTCAGCAACATGCAGGAGCCCAAGATAAG AGAAAGCATGGATCCACAAGAAAAGATGGCAAGTTGGTAGATCCCAAG ACTGAAAGGCGATTGGCGCAGAACAGAGAAGCTGCGAGGAAGAGCAGGCTgagaaaaaag GCTTATGTTCAGCAGTTAGAAACAGGCCGGATTAGGCTTCAGCAGATCGAGCAAGAGATTCAGAGAGGGCGCTCACAG GGTCTGCTCACGGGAGGATGTAGCGCGCCCGGAGAGATGAGTTCCG CCGCTGTGATGTTCGACATGGAGTACGCCCGATGGTTAGACGAAGACAACAAGTACATGGCGGAGATTCAGGGCGCTCTGCAGGCCCAGGTCCTCGACGCGAACCTCGGCACCATTGTCGAAGACTGCATGCGGCACCACGACGAGCTGTTCCACCTGAGGGCCGTGCTCGCCAGGTCCGACGTCTTCCACCTCATGACCGGCATGTGGGCGACGCAGTCCGAGCGGTGCTTCCTCTGGATGGCCGGCTTCCGGCCTTCTGAAATCCTCAAG ATGCTGATACCTCAGCTTGATCCGTCGACGAAGCAGCAGCTGCTGGGGATGTGCAACCTGCAGCAGTCATCAGAGCAGGCCGAGGAGGCGCTCGAGCAGGGGCTAAAGCAGCTGCACCAGTCACTGGCCGACGCGGTGGGCGCTGGCCCTCTCAATGACGGTGCAGATGTTGCCAACTATACCGGTCTCATGGCTCTAGCTCTTGACAGGCTCAACAACCTTGAGAGCTTTTATCGTCAG GCCGACAATCTGAGACAGCAGACCCTGCATCACATGCGGCGGATCCTCACCACCAGGCAGACGGCCCGGTGCTTCGTCTCCCTCGGAGAGTACCATCGCCGCCTCCGCGCCCTCAGCTCCATCTGGGCTTCACGCCCTCGCGA GAACTTCATGATGCCAGAGAATGTCAGCTCTACAGCAACAGAGTTCCAGTCCGTTCACCAGCAGCCTCAGCAAAACCAGTTCTCCGGCCTCTGA